The segment CCAACTCGAATATCGGTGTCGATGTTTCTGAACTTCAGCGTACAGGCTGCCCGCGGGTCAATCGTTTCCTCTTTGACTTTGACCTGATTGCTGAGTCCTTCTTCACCTTGATAGAACCGCTCCAGGTAGGGAAGCCGTTCCCCGTCGCCTGTCGCAATGTCGTCGAGGGACTGTTCCATTCTCGCTGTGAAATTCAGGTCGACCAAGTTCGGGAAGAAGAGTTCCAGCAGATTGGTGACTGCCATGCCGAGGTACGTCGGAATCAACTGATTTCCGGATTTAATTGAATAACCCCGGTCCTGAATCGTACCGATAATGCTTGCATACGTAGATGGTCGCCCAATCGCTTCCGATTCCAGTTTGCGAACAAGAGAAGCCTCCGTATATCGCGCGGGTGGTTTTGTTTCGTGACTGATCGCCTCTGGGTTATCACACTTAAGTTTGTCTTCCTTTTTCAGCGGCGGCAGAGCCGATTCCTGGTCGTCGAGTGCGGCTTCAGGGTCGTCAGATCCTTCCACATACGCCCGGAAGAAACCGGGAAAGACAACGTGCCGGCCAGAGGCGCGGAATTCGGTGTTTTCAGATTTAATCGTCACTGATTGGAAGAGAAGCTTGGCTTCTTCCATCTGCGTGGCAACCGTTCTTTTCCAAATCAATGCGTAAAGTTTGGCTTCCTGTCCGGTCAGTCCCAGCTCCTCGGCAGTCTTCATTTTAGTACCCGCAGGTCGAATCGCTTCGTGAGCCTCCTGCGCGTTTTTAGACTTATTGGAGAACTGGCGAACTTCCGAGTACAGATATTCGTCGCCGTAGCGGTCATTCACGCATTTACGGGCGGCCGTGATCGCTTCCTGTGAAAGGTTGACACTGTCAGTACGCATGTAAGTGATCTGACCGTTTTCATACAACCGCTGCGCGACTCGCATCGTGTCCCGGGCGGACATATTCAATTTTCGGTTTGATTCCTGCTGCAGCGTACTCGTCGTGAACGGCGGGTAAGGTCGTCGAACCTGATTTCGTTCTTCAACATCGCTGACCTGCCAATCGGCCGTCTTCAATTTAGTGACAAGTCCCGTCGCGTCCGACTCATTCAAAAGAACAACATCGGAGCCCTCTTTGAGCTTCCCCGTGTTCTCATCGAAATCCTTACCCGAGGCGACTTTCTTTCCGTCGACTGTCGAGAGGGTTGCTTCGAATTCCTGATTTTCTGTGGTTTTCAGCAGTGCTTTCAGGTCCCAATAGGTACCGCTATGGAAAGCAATTCGCTCCCATTCCCGCTGGACGAGAACGCGCACGGCCACCGATTGCACTCGGCCCGCTGAAATTCTGGGTTTGACTTTTTTCCAGAGGAGGGGGCTCAGGGTGTATCCGTACAGGCGGTCGACCACTCGGCGAGTTTCCTGTGCCGCTACGAGATCCTCGTCCAGTTCCCGTGGATTCCCGATCGCCTCAAGAATTGCTTCTTTGGTGATCTCGGAGAAAACCATCCGCTTAACGGGGACTTTGGGTTCCAGCAACTGAATCAGGTGCCAGCCGATGCTTTCTCCTTCGCGGTCTTCGTCCGTCGCGATCAGGAGTTCCTCGGACTGGGCAAGGTCGTCTTTGAGCTCTTTAATGAGCTTCTTTTTCTCTTTGGGGACCACATAAAGCGGCTCAAAATTGTTATTCACGTTGACGCTCAGCGTCGCCCAGTCCTCTTTTTTAACCGCTTTGGGAATTTCGCTTGCGCTGGCTGGCAAATCGCGCACGTGCCCCATACTCGCCTTCACAATATAATCGGGGCCCAGATAGCCCGAGATTTTTTTTGCCTTGGCGGGCGATTCTACAATTACCAGAGCTTTTTTCTTTTTGCTCACGATGGCCGATACTCCAGTTCCAGTGTGCTGAGGTTGGTCGAGCATGCTGGTTGGATAAGAGTGCTGCGGAAATGTCAGGCGAAACCGGTACAGATTCCCAGTTTCGGTATAATTTAAGTACTTATATAGTTGTGTCGTCATTACTGAGATCGGGCTGTCACTGGTATTGTCTTACGGTAGATACCGTTGACTGCCCTGGGTCACGTCGAAAAGCCATCCCCTTGGAGGTCCTTCGGGAAATTACCTATCTTTTCTCAAGTCGATTATTTAATTCTCGCTAACACGCTGCTCTTGCTTCGGTTGCGTTGAAAGCTACAATGCGGGACGATGTTCAGGCTTTCGTGTTCTGTCGAACAGGCTGTCCGGCCCAATTTCGTCAGTAGAAACGGTTGTCCTTTTAAGGAAGCTTTTTCCAACAGGAAACTGCCTGCATACCATACAAAGTGAAAGAGGTTGTCCAGCTTTTCTGTCTGGTTGACTCTTTTTTGCGAATGAGATTAATCTGACAATCGCTGTCAGATATGTTTCAATCGCTTCCAAAAACAATAAACTTGTATACTGTACCAATCTCAAATAACGCCGTTTTATCGGATGATGTCAGAGTTGAACCTTTTAATAAGAGGTTCCAATAATACTGACGACCAATCCAAACCTCGGCGTCCGGGAATGGTTTAATCGGCAATCCATAAACCATTGTTCCGGTCGCTGTCAAGGCTCTTGGCATTTCTGACATCGTCCCATCTGTACCTTTATCTAAAGAAACAGCTCGCGTCCCATGAGTTCTCCATTCTCGATTTTCCGAAAATATGCCAAAGAATTGACCGTCGCTCTCATTGGATTGTCGATGTTCGCTTTCATCGTGCTCGACATGCTGCGACCAGAGCAGTTACCGGTCGTCATTGGGGCATTATTGGGAGCCATTCTGTTCTTCTTCGTCGGTAAAGCATCCGGACGTCGCGTGATCTACACCGGTGTCGGCATGCTCGCCGGAGCGATCCTGGGAGCCCAGTTTACTGGCTTTGCCACCCCCGAGGCTCCGGTCACGATTCAAGACAAACCGATGGACCAGGTGGAGCTGAATAAACTCCTCGAACAACGCAACATGGCGAATCAGTTCATTGGTCAGGCTCAATACCAGTCAATGGGTGAACAAGCTCTGCAGATGCAGGGGGGCGGTTTTCGCTTCGGTTTTGGACTGGAACCCCGTCAGGATGTCGTTCTGGGTTCTGTTCTGCGAGATATCGGCACCGATTTGCGAGTGGCCGTAACCGACCAGGTCATTGGTGATTTCATTAATGAGATCACTCAGGAAAAAATGACGACGAAAGTGTACCAGGAAACGCTGGACCAAATGAATGTGACAGGGCCCGC is part of the Polystyrenella longa genome and harbors:
- the topA gene encoding type I DNA topoisomerase; this translates as MLDQPQHTGTGVSAIVSKKKKALVIVESPAKAKKISGYLGPDYIVKASMGHVRDLPASASEIPKAVKKEDWATLSVNVNNNFEPLYVVPKEKKKLIKELKDDLAQSEELLIATDEDREGESIGWHLIQLLEPKVPVKRMVFSEITKEAILEAIGNPRELDEDLVAAQETRRVVDRLYGYTLSPLLWKKVKPRISAGRVQSVAVRVLVQREWERIAFHSGTYWDLKALLKTTENQEFEATLSTVDGKKVASGKDFDENTGKLKEGSDVVLLNESDATGLVTKLKTADWQVSDVEERNQVRRPYPPFTTSTLQQESNRKLNMSARDTMRVAQRLYENGQITYMRTDSVNLSQEAITAARKCVNDRYGDEYLYSEVRQFSNKSKNAQEAHEAIRPAGTKMKTAEELGLTGQEAKLYALIWKRTVATQMEEAKLLFQSVTIKSENTEFRASGRHVVFPGFFRAYVEGSDDPEAALDDQESALPPLKKEDKLKCDNPEAISHETKPPARYTEASLVRKLESEAIGRPSTYASIIGTIQDRGYSIKSGNQLIPTYLGMAVTNLLELFFPNLVDLNFTARMEQSLDDIATGDGERLPYLERFYQGEEGLSNQVKVKEETIDPRAACTLKFRNIDTDIRVGKYGPFVERMMEDGESITVSIPDEIPPAELTGETVDKLVLLKAQGPQSLGSNEDGLPIYVKSGPFGPYVQLGDIDEEAETKPKRVSIPKNIDATTVGLEMAQKLLELPKRLGRHPETTKVVNAGVGRFGPYVTHDKIFKSFGKDGTTEIDGVKYDVMNVTLDAAIEMLKTAKRKAAPEPIKTLGNFPEEDKPVAIFDGRYGPYIKYGRINVTVPKEKDIDSITLEEAVVLINQKAEQKGIKKTPTKKKASKKKAAKKKATKKKSAKKKAAKKTAKKEES